DNA from Conexivisphaera calida:
CACGCCAAGAGGATCGCGGCGGCGCTCTGGGCGTTCTCGCCGCTCTACCACAAGTTCGTCATAGTCGTGGACTCGGACGTGAATCCCAGGGATCGCACATCCGTCGAGTACGCCGTCGCGGCTAACGTGGACCCGGAGCGCGACATACACGTCATGGAGGGATATCCCACGGAGGAGCTCGATCCGTCGACCCCGACGCCCGGGTTCGGGAGCAAGGCATGCATAGATGCCACGAGGAAGCTTCCCGACGAGTACGGTGGCGCCGAGTACCCCGGGGACCTCGTCGCGCCCCGGGAGATCGAGGAGATGGCCAAGCGTATATCTGACTCCATCGTGAGGGGCTCCGCGTGAGCCGCGCGCTCAGGCTGAGCGTTCCCCTGCTCGGGTTTGCGGCCTCCGCAATACTGACGTCCGCGCTCTCCACGTACGTTCTCTACCTGGGCTACTTTCACATGAGGACCGGGATGTCCGTGCCGTCGCTGGCGCTCTGGGGAAGCGTGTTCTACTTCGCTGGCATGCCGTTTGGGAAGGTCATCGGGAGAGCGCTCAGGTTCTACAGGCATCTCCCCGTCGCCGTCATGGGGATGTCCGCGCTGATAGCTGTGACGCTCATCCTCATGCCCTACGTCGTCCTTCCGGCGGAGCTCATGGTCCTCAGGTTCCTCCAGGGCACCGTGACGTTCTTCATGGAGATATTCTCCAACGCCTACTCATATCTGTACGAGGACGTCGGATCCAGGACACTCGCGTCCGCGATCTCCATTTCCGGGATACCGGGCGGGGTGGCCATAGGGACGTCCGCCTACATGTTGGCGCTCGCGGATCCCTTAATCGTCTACCTGGCCCTGGCGCTCGCAGCGCTAGTTGCCGCCGCCAGGTACTCGGCGCTCCTCTCTAGGATGAGGATTGCACTCACCCCGCTTACGGAGGAGCTGCACGGCACCACCTTCAGGATGGGCAGGACATGGCTCATGGGGATCCTCTGGGCAACGATAGCCGGCTTCAACCTGGTCCTGGCAGTGGCCCTTCCGCCCTTCGTGTCGGCTTACTCGCCATCCGACGTCCCGCTGGCGATGAACGCGTTCGGCGTCACGGCGGTTCTCGTGACCGTGATATCGGGGGTCCTCGCATATTACCTGCGCTCTCCCAGCTCGCTCACCAAGATGGTGGCGATCGGCTACGCCCTCGGCCTGGCGGGGTTCATCTACCTGTGGGCTGCCCGCCCCGTCGGTGTATGGCTGGCCCTCGCGCTCACGCTGATAAACATGGAGACGCTCGCGGTCCCCTTCATCTACTCTATTCCCAGACACGTGTATCCCGAGGGGCTCGTCGCGAAGGGCACCTGGGAGTTCTCCCTGATAGGTTCCACCTTTCACGTATGGGCCACGATGCTCGTGGTGGGACTCGGCTACTACATTGGATTCGGGTCCTCGATGGCGATTCTGATAGGTCCTCCCATCTACGGGCTCCTCGCGGCCCTCATGCTTCCCAAGTTCTTCCACTCCTAGGGTATCCCCATGACGCGCGCCGCTACCATGGAGGCGAGGAGCACGGCCAGCAGCACCAGCCTGACGCTGAATGGACCCGCCCAGAGCCTCCTCAGCTCCCTCCACCTCCTCCTGACCTCCTCCTCGCTACCGCTCAGGAGCGGATCCACCAGCCTCAGCGTCCAGGGGAGCAGCGCCAGGGACGCTATTGATATCAGCGGCAGATATCCCAGCAGTGCAGATGCCGCCAGTGCCGCGTACATGACGGCGACCGCCGCCAGAGCTGCGTACTTGGTACGACGTGCGCCCAGCAGCAGGACCACCGTCTTCTTGCCCACGGCGCGGCTCGCCTCGACCTCGAGCGCCCCCGATCCCATCAGTATGAGGAAGACGAAGGCGCCGTTTGGCGTTCCCACGAGCAGTGGGTACAGGCGGGACAGCGATCCGACCTGCACTGCGTAGGATCCCCACACCACGAGCGGCCCCATGGCCAGCCCCGCGACCAGCTCGCCCAGGCCGCGATAGTGGAGCTTGAGCGGCGGCACGCTGTACGCAGCCCCCAGGAAGAGGCCTATGGCCCCCAGCACCAGTATCGGGATCCCGACCACGAGCGCCAGGTAGGCGGCGGCCCCCAGCGCCGCAGCGGTCAGCGCGTATCCCGCTGCCACCACGCTCGAGGGGCTGAGCCCCAGGTCCAGTATGGGATGGAGCCTGTGGGAGAACCCGGATGACCTGTACAGCGTGTCCACACCTGTCCTGTAGTCGTGGTAGTCGTGGATCAGGTTGACCCCCGCCTGGGCGGCGAGCAACCCGCCGAGCGTGACGAGGTAGAGGATCGCGTTCAGCCTCCCCATGTCGTACCACGCGAGCGCGGTGCCCAGCGTGACCGACGAGAAGGCACTCGTGAGCGTCACCGGGCTGAACGAGAGCAGCCATGCCCTCAGCTTTCCGTCCACGTGCACGTCCAGCGCCCATCGGCCTTAAAAAGTTCCACGTGGATTGTGAGAAACGCAGAAATCACCTACAGGCGCGTCGCGTTCATGCGCTGGATACCTCCGACGCCCAGCGCGGCCATGCTCGTGCTGGGCTCCCTCGCATTGGCGCTGTCATCGCAGGGCTCACCGCGCGGCGTGGGGGTGATCGGGGCGGCGCTGGCCGCGGCGTCAGCCGGGGCGGTGCTAGCCTCATATGGAAGACTCTACTCGTCCATGTCCTCTAGGAGTCCTCGTCCGGATCCACTCGCCCTGGGCGCGGCGCTGGCACCCTATGCAGCATCCCTGTTGATCAGGGGACCGCGCCTGATTCCCTGGTACGCCGCGCCCGCCGCGTCCTTCTCGATGTACGCGATCATCTCGCTCAGGGGGTTGGGCAGGTCGCCCGCGGGGCTCACGCTCGGCGCGACCTCGCTGTCGCTCCTCTCGCTCGCCTTCTCCGGGATCCTGGGCGACCCCCTTCGCCTCGCCATTCCCACGTCGATTGCTTGGTCTGCGTTCAGCGCATTTGGAGTGCTGCTGGTCGAGAGCCGCATCCCGGGCAGGGGCGTTCCCAGGCCCCTGCCGCTGGCATCCCTACTCGCCGGCCTGCTGACATCATCCGTGATGCTGCCGCCCGTGGCGCTCGCCTTCGTCGAGCCCATCTATCTTTCCTGTAGGTACGGCGGGATCCCGGTCGACGCGAGATCCCTGCGGCTGTTTGGCCGTCGCATCGCCATAAGCTCCGCGCTCTTCATATCGATGCTGATCCTGATCGTGATCCTGGTCCGCGTCATGCGTATTTAGTGGAGAGATGCTATCCATACGCAATGAGGATAGGATTCGCCGGATTGGGTCTGATGGGCAGCCGGATAGCTGCGAGGCTCTCCGGACCCGGAATTGAACTGCTGCTCTGGGACAGGACCGGCTCAAGGGCACGCGAAGTGTCATCCAAGGTACCTGGCTCAAGGGCGACATCGGATCTTCGTGACTTCGAGTCCGTCGACGTCATCTTCGTGATGGTCAGGGACTCGCCCGCCACGATCTCCGTGGTCTCATCGCTGCCCAAGCGCGGCAAGACTATAGTGAACCTCGCCACGATACTTCCATCCGATGCACTCTCGCTCTCCCATGAGATAGAGTCCGCCGGCGGCCGGTTCATCGACGCACCAGTCGTGGGGAGCACCCCCGCCGCGGAGGACGGTAAACTCGTGGTGCTGGCCTCGGGCGACGAGGTCTATGTGTCCAAGCTCGAGGATCTCCTCTCAAAGATGGGCAGGATCATCTACGTGGGCCCGGTGCCCTCCGGCGCGTACGCGAAGCTGACGGCCAACCTGATACTTGCCGGAATGATGGAGGTGCTGGCGGAGGCGCTGGAGTTCGCCGAGCGCTCGGGACTCGACGCGCGGAAACTTGCTGAAATAGTGGCGGCAAGTCCGTATCGGAACCCCTACTTCGACTCCAAGCTGGAACGCATGCTGAGGAACGAGTTCTCCGCGCAGTTCCCGCTGGACCTGATGCACAAGGACCTGAAGTACATAGTCAGATCCGCCCAGGACCTGGGGGCGTTCATCCCGATGGCCGGCCTCGCGGAACAGCTGTTCGGGGGCGCTGAGGCCGCGGGATGCGCAAGGGAGGATCTCTCCGCGATCTACAAGTTCCTCAGCTCGTGCTGCGGACGGCGGATCAAAGACGACGAGGACAATGGGCAGTCCCCCAGATGAAGGGCGCGGCTTCCCGGCCATAGTCCACCCCATGGACGACGGAGCGCGAAGATCCGCGGGTGCAACTGATCATCGCGTCCGAGGCGCCGTGGATTGGCCGTGATCAATGTCCAGCGGCGCGCCAGCAGATGTACAAGCGATAGCCCAGCTCTGGGTCCTCACTCACAAACCCGTGTCTGGCGCGTGCCGTGGAAGTTCCGCTCGGCTTCAACGTCACAATTGGGTGATGGACACCGCTCGTCAAAACCCTAACGTTATATAAGGGGCGGCCTCCCTGGGAAGGCGGTGTTCTATGGAGGTGTCGTGAGTTGTCGAACGTCAGGAGGATATTTGTGATAGGCGCTGGCACCATGGGGCACGGGATAGCGGAGGTCGCCGCGCTCAGGGGGCTGAACGTCACACTCTACGATGTGAAGCAGGAGTTCCTCGACGGCGCCATGTCCAAGATAAAGTGGAGCCTTGATAGACTGGCCGAGAAGGGAACGATAAAGAGCTCCTCGGAGGTGATTCAGCGCATCGCCACGACCCTCGACCTGGAGTCCGGCGCGTCCGACGCGGACTTCGTGATAGAGGCGGCGCCGGAGAGGATGGAGATAAAGCGCGACATATTCTCCAGGCTTGACAGGAGCGCGCGTCCGGAGGCCGTGCTGGCCACCAACACCAGCAGTCTTCCCATAACCGAGGTCTCGGAGTCCGTCTCGGCGCCCAGGAGGGGCAGGGTGATCGGGATGCACTTCTTCAACCCGCCCGTGATAATGCAGCTGGTGGAGGTCGTCAAGGGAAAGTACACGAGCGATGAGACCGTGAAGGCCACATACGAGCTCGCGGGTGCACTCGGGAAGCAGCCAGTGCTCGTCAGGGTCGACGTGCCCGGATTCATAGTGAATCGCGTGATGGCCAGGTTCCTCAACACCGCATGCCTGATGGCGGAGAGGGGTCTCCACAGGATGGAGGAGATAGACG
Protein-coding regions in this window:
- a CDS encoding prenyltransferase, yielding MDGKLRAWLLSFSPVTLTSAFSSVTLGTALAWYDMGRLNAILYLVTLGGLLAAQAGVNLIHDYHDYRTGVDTLYRSSGFSHRLHPILDLGLSPSSVVAAGYALTAAALGAAAYLALVVGIPILVLGAIGLFLGAAYSVPPLKLHYRGLGELVAGLAMGPLVVWGSYAVQVGSLSRLYPLLVGTPNGAFVFLILMGSGALEVEASRAVGKKTVVLLLGARRTKYAALAAVAVMYAALAASALLGYLPLISIASLALLPWTLRLVDPLLSGSEEEVRRRWRELRRLWAGPFSVRLVLLAVLLASMVAARVMGIP
- a CDS encoding NAD(P)-dependent oxidoreductase; the protein is MRIGFAGLGLMGSRIAARLSGPGIELLLWDRTGSRAREVSSKVPGSRATSDLRDFESVDVIFVMVRDSPATISVVSSLPKRGKTIVNLATILPSDALSLSHEIESAGGRFIDAPVVGSTPAAEDGKLVVLASGDEVYVSKLEDLLSKMGRIIYVGPVPSGAYAKLTANLILAGMMEVLAEALEFAERSGLDARKLAEIVAASPYRNPYFDSKLERMLRNEFSAQFPLDLMHKDLKYIVRSAQDLGAFIPMAGLAEQLFGGAEAAGCAREDLSAIYKFLSSCCGRRIKDDEDNGQSPR
- a CDS encoding 3-hydroxyacyl-CoA dehydrogenase, producing MSNVRRIFVIGAGTMGHGIAEVAALRGLNVTLYDVKQEFLDGAMSKIKWSLDRLAEKGTIKSSSEVIQRIATTLDLESGASDADFVIEAAPERMEIKRDIFSRLDRSARPEAVLATNTSSLPITEVSESVSAPRRGRVIGMHFFNPPVIMQLVEVVKGKYTSDETVKATYELAGALGKQPVLVRVDVPGFIVNRVMARFLNTACLMAERGLHRMEEIDAAVRYGLGMPMGAFELSDYIGIDVLDDIIKAMIARGFSMTPCGLYSGMRSAGKLGVKSGQGFYAHPGSKFRKPELDRSLAAKVDPILLVAPAVNEAAYLLREEVASRDDIDKAVRLGLNYPKGIFEYADSYGVDSVIDALRRLEEALGSREYEPDPLLLEMRSAGKLGVKSGQGFYAYKRRGE